The following proteins come from a genomic window of Anaerobutyricum hallii:
- the pta gene encoding phosphate acetyltransferase: MLTKMIETLKKNPRTIVYTEGTDKRILESAHRLTQEGILGVVLLGKPEEVKAAAKAGNFNIDACQIIDPENYEGIDAMVAEMVKLRKGKMTDEQVRAALSKSNYFGTMLVKMGGADCLLGGATYSTADTVRPALQLIKTKPGNNIVSSCFILVRGDEKIAMGDCAINIDPSEDDLVEIAIESAKTAKIFGIDPKVAMLSYSTLGSGKGPSVTKVANATKKIKEAAPELAVEGEIQFDASVSPEVAEVKCPGSPVAGQANTFIFPDINAANIGYKIASRLGGYTAVGPVLQGLNAPINDLSRGCNAEEVYSMSIVTAALSVPEEETVDEEGLEAVVRAVVETMIAAKKLNK; encoded by the coding sequence ATGTTAACAAAAATGATTGAAACATTAAAGAAGAATCCTCGTACTATCGTATACACAGAGGGTACAGATAAAAGGATTCTTGAGTCAGCCCATCGTCTGACACAGGAAGGAATTCTCGGCGTTGTCCTTCTTGGTAAGCCAGAAGAAGTTAAGGCTGCAGCAAAAGCAGGCAACTTTAATATCGATGCCTGCCAGATCATTGACCCTGAAAACTACGAAGGAATCGATGCTATGGTAGCAGAGATGGTTAAGCTTCGTAAAGGTAAGATGACAGATGAACAGGTAAGAGCAGCTCTTTCTAAGAGCAACTATTTTGGAACCATGCTCGTTAAAATGGGTGGCGCTGACTGTCTGTTAGGCGGAGCTACTTATTCAACAGCAGATACAGTTCGTCCGGCTCTTCAGCTCATCAAAACAAAACCGGGCAATAACATCGTAAGCTCCTGCTTCATCCTTGTAAGAGGAGACGAGAAGATTGCTATGGGTGACTGTGCGATCAACATTGATCCATCCGAAGACGACTTAGTAGAGATCGCTATCGAATCCGCTAAGACAGCTAAGATTTTCGGTATTGATCCTAAGGTAGCTATGTTATCCTACTCAACACTTGGATCAGGTAAAGGACCTTCTGTAACAAAGGTTGCTAACGCAACAAAGAAGATCAAAGAAGCTGCTCCTGAATTAGCAGTAGAAGGTGAGATTCAGTTCGATGCTTCTGTATCACCAGAAGTAGCAGAAGTAAAATGTCCTGGTTCACCAGTAGCTGGACAGGCTAATACCTTTATCTTCCCAGACATCAACGCAGCCAACATTGGATATAAGATTGCTTCCCGTTTAGGCGGATACACAGCAGTAGGACCTGTATTACAGGGACTTAACGCTCCAATCAACGACTTAAGCCGCGGATGTAACGCAGAAGAAGTTTACAGCATGTCTATCGTAACAGCTGCATTAAGCGTTCCAGAAGAAGAAACTGTAGACGAAGAAGGATTAGAAGCTGTAGTAAGAGCTGTAGTAGAAACAATGATCGCAGCTAAAAAGCTGAATAAATAA